Below is a genomic region from Plasmodium cynomolgi strain B DNA, scaffold: 0215, whole genome shotgun sequence.
ATGTTATATTAATATCATTCTTCTtatgttattaaattataaatatattttgtgtatgtattttatcaatacattttatataattttttctgtagtATCATCGTTAATATGTATTAACatatgttttcctttattatttctttatatgcCAGCATAATTGTTTGTTTATACATAGAACTCTGCTTAATTTTGCTCATCATCATATTTCATTTGACATTATaagatattttcatttaaaagaaaaaattacgaaggATGATATCctatgtatttttctctttccacGTTATGCGGATTAAATGATTCATGTGTTTTAGCGAATAAtatgttttctccttcatttggGTTACTTAACGTATATTTATTCCATCCCAACACGTTGCGTAACCGACTTCCTAAGGGTGTAAActtgtaaataaaagaataacatgaaaagtatataatatatttatttatattgaTGCGTATagcaaataaattattaaaaagtttaTACAGTTggtatgtttttattaaaattttatttactttatataataagccAGATATCATGGAAGTTGTAACTACTCCCAGGAGCACATTGTCAAGAATTTTTGTAGAATTAGAGTTTTTATCAGAAAAGTCTGTAATATCTAATAAACCAGGATCAGCTAAATATTCTTTTGACTTTTCTTGTGCTAAAATTTcttgttcacattttaattCAGGTATCGCTTTTATCGTGTCGTAAccattacatttttcatagAAAACATTCCgaatattatatgcattaatGTATAATCTCTCAAATTCTTTATACAGTCTAAATTTTTCTTGGATGtgtttttcatatttcttgcATTCTAAATTACCAGATCTAGCTAATTGAATAATTGTATCATAATCGACACAATAATCATACAGATCCTTACGATATTTCCAGAATTTATGTGGAGGAAATACACTTAAACTACGCAGGCAATTATggacttcatttttattgtgACCTGTAAGAATATCGCTTAATATTAACTGAAATTCAGtataaatttgaataatttttccatgatcaacattaaattttttatccaactGTTCATATATCCAAAGGCTCAAAAGGTTACAATGATGATCCTTCAATTTACCTATATTTTCTTCTGCATAATTAGATTTTAGATATTTTACAAGCTTTCcacatatattcataattgTTGAATCTGTATTGTGTGGAGTATTCTGTGATTTACATTCttcaatatatttatctaaTCCTCCATTAGAAAATTTCAATTTATCATAGAAATTTTCTGATGGTAATTCTATTGAATCCATGTTCgagtaattttatttaaaatgaaatttccGTGAATTCTtatgtttagggtttaggtttcaATGGTTTCAAGTATTAGGTTTAGGTTTTCAGGGGTTAGGGTACAAATTttaagttcattttttattttggggTAATGATTTTAGTTTTAGTGTTAAGGTTTTAGGGTTTACGTTTCAGAGTTTAGACTTTAGGGTTTAGTTTTTTGGATTTTTGGATTTTTAGGGTTTATGTTTTTGGTATAGTTTATAGTCTTTTGTGTTGAGTGTTTAGGTTCAGGCTTTTGGCTTTAGGTTTATATTCTTGCTTTGGTTTACGATTCAGGTTTATGTTTAGTGTGTTATGTTCGGGTTTGTTTTATCGATCAGTATGTTGCACTTTTGCTTAGGATAAttgatcaattttttttataatcttGTCAgaatgtaataaataaatagcaGAGACCTATGATAAActgtttttaaatattcatatgcatttattatcatatgattaaaaaaaattcatttgtttttaaaaaaaataatgattccaattttgtatgtgcatgtgtaatATATGcaatggtttgaaaaaaaaaaaaataatgaggtgggtccctttttttcagggcatttttcatatatctAGTGAGAGGA
It encodes:
- a CDS encoding hypothetical protein (putative), yielding MDSIELPSENFYDKLKFSNGGLDKYIEECKSQNTPHNTDSTIMNICGKLVKYLKSNYAEENIGKLKDHHCNLLSLWIYEQLDKKFNVDHGKIIQIYTEFQLILSDILTGHNKNEVHNCLRSLSVFPPHKFWKYRKDLYDYCVDYDTIIQLARSGNLECKKYEKHIQEKFRLYKEFERLYINAYNIRNVFYEKCNGYDTIKAIPELKCEQEILAQEKSKEYLADPGLLDITDFSDKNSNSTKILDNVLLGVVTTSMISGLLYKVNKILIKTYQLYKLFNNLFAIRININKYIIYFSCYSFIYKFTPLGSRLRNVLGWNKYTLSNPNEGENILFAKTHESFNPHNVEREKYIGYHPS